In Prosthecobacter debontii, the sequence AGAAGATCCTCGGGAGCGATGCCTCAGAACTCGACCTCAGCCAGCCTTCCAGCATCCTCATGGTGGGTCTCAACGGGGCAGGGAAGACCACCACATCCGCCAAGCTCGCCGCGTGGTTGAAGAAGCAGGGGAAACGCCCGTTGCTCATCGCGCTCGACCTCTACCGTCCCGCCGCCGTCACTCAGCTCCAGGTCTTGGGGCAGCAGCTCAATGTGCCTGTCTGCGTCCCCGCTCCAGGGGAAACCGATGTCGTGCGTGCCACCAAGGCCGCCTTGGCTTGGGTGGAGCAGCAGGGCCTTGGCATTGCCATCTTCGATACCGCAGGCCGTCAGGAAGTGGATGAAGATCTGCTGAGCGAGCTCAAAAAAGTGCGCGACCTGGTGAAGCCGACCGAGACCCTCCTCGTCGCCGATGCCGCCACCGGTCAGCAGGCCGTGAGCGTGGCCAACCGCTTCCATGAAACGGTGACCATCTCCGGTCTCATCATGACCAAGCTGGACGGTGATGCCCGTGGTGGTGCCCTCCTTTCCATGCGCCAGGTCACCGGCCGCCCGGTGAAGTTCATCGGTGTGGGTGAAAAGGTGGATCAGCTCGAGGTCTTCCACCCCGACCGCATGGCTCAGCGCATCCTCGGCATGGGCGACGTGGTCGGCCTCGTCGAGAAGGCCGCTCAAGAGATCGATGAAAAAGAGGCGATGAACATGATGCGTCGCCTGGAGCAGAATAAGTTCGACTTCACCGACTTCCTCAATCAGCTCCGTTTCATGAAGAAGCTCGGGCCCCTGGAAGGCCTGCTCGGCATGATCCCCGGCATGAACAAACTGAAAGGCATGCCCGGTGTGGACGATAAGCGCATGAAGCATGTGGAGGCCATCATCCTCTCCATGACTCCCAAGGAGCGCTCCAAGCCGGAGATCATCAATGGCAGCCGCCGCAAACGCATCTCCAAAGGCTGCGGTCGCCCCGTGGTGGAGATCAATCAACTCATCAAGCAGTTCGAGATGATGCGTGGCCTCATGAAGAACAAAGGCGCCATGGCTCAGATGGCCGGCAGCCTCTTCGGCGGTGGTGGCGGTGGGATGGGCGGTCTCGGTGGAGGCATGCCCCAGCTTCCGAAAGGCATGTTCCCTGGCGGTGGCAAGATGAAGATGCCCGGCAAATTCGGCAAAGGCTTCCGCCTCGGCGGATAACCCTCGGCGATCTCAGATCCCATCCGTTTTCAATTCCGGCATTCGGGATCGGGACGCTCGCCCGGCACCATGGGGGCCCAGAGCATCGCCATGGCGGTAAAAAACCCGAGTCCTTCACAGGCTCGGTGGAGTCGGCGATTTCATGGCCCCAGCTCGCACACCCGGCCCCACGGAGGTCAAGCTTTCAAAGGTGCCATCGGCATCAACACGGGCGTTTTGGCCGTTGAGGGTGACGTTGGCCGGTTCATTGACTTTACCCCGAAGCCAGGGCGTTAGACAGGCCCACTCGCCTGCCGACCTCCTTGTCGTCAAGACCTTCAGCACTGAGCAAACCAGCCTGGGCTCTTTTTGCCTCGACCTGTGGAGTTTTGCGAGCGTCGGCCATGCGTTGCGACTCGCCTCGCTGCTCTTGGCTCAACTTCAGTCGGATGGTGGGACGTCCTCTGGGCATGGAGCCCTATGACCCTATAAAATTATTTTGAAATAACTAACATAGAGCGACACAAGCTGCTGAGAGAACTCTCATGCTCGCCAAGCTGCCAAGTTCAGAGCTTCGGAGAAGGCGTAGCGAAGTGAAGGTCTAGGACGCTGGAAACTCTTCACTGCGTCCATCAATGAGCGGCGGAACGAAAAGCGAGGCCATCGCGGAAAAGAATATTTCGGGGCGTTTGGGTGTCAGTTCCTAATGAACAGTGGATGAATGGCGCCGGAGAATCTGGTGTATCTTAGATGGACTGAAGCAGGTGCCCTTGCAGTCAAGATTGAGGAAATTTTGCAAACAAATGCTTTTCTTATTGCTCTAGGGATAGAATTTGGGGTTTAAGCGCAGATTGAACACTTTTCCCGATGACCACGCAGCCTTGGTATAAGATTTTAGCCTTAGCACTTTTTTGGGATTTCGCCAGCCATGGTGAACAAGCACGTTTGGAAGTTTTTCTGCCTGTGCTACTGCTAATTTTACTGCTTGATGCCCGAATCATCAAATCAGAGAATCAATCAGTCGCTAGGTCATGGTCGGCTTGGCCACTCTTTGCTTCCTTAGCGGT encodes:
- the ffh gene encoding signal recognition particle protein, yielding MFSLLTDKLEDAFRKLRGMGKISESNVSDALREIRMALLEADVDFKVAKDLIEAVKQRALGEEVLKTVTPGQQIVKIFHDELEKILGSDASELDLSQPSSILMVGLNGAGKTTTSAKLAAWLKKQGKRPLLIALDLYRPAAVTQLQVLGQQLNVPVCVPAPGETDVVRATKAALAWVEQQGLGIAIFDTAGRQEVDEDLLSELKKVRDLVKPTETLLVADAATGQQAVSVANRFHETVTISGLIMTKLDGDARGGALLSMRQVTGRPVKFIGVGEKVDQLEVFHPDRMAQRILGMGDVVGLVEKAAQEIDEKEAMNMMRRLEQNKFDFTDFLNQLRFMKKLGPLEGLLGMIPGMNKLKGMPGVDDKRMKHVEAIILSMTPKERSKPEIINGSRRKRISKGCGRPVVEINQLIKQFEMMRGLMKNKGAMAQMAGSLFGGGGGGMGGLGGGMPQLPKGMFPGGGKMKMPGKFGKGFRLGG